In Virgibacillus sp. NKC19-16, a single genomic region encodes these proteins:
- a CDS encoding S9 family peptidase, with amino-acid sequence MIQFPKPTVEQFFRTNVIKDFTVSSNEERLIFSSNIDGKVNLWAMDLPDTFPYLFAHHDESISFIQVDPKNRYVLAGYDKDGDENHQIYAIPHEGGLPQPLITGEPEEKYYFTHLSEDGKRIYYMTSKENPSFLNARMRNLENNTDTLLNEGEVSPTHLVAVSDNEDAFVYLRMFANTYITGFVKIGNKSYDLTPDPEKVHVVGDAVFVDDKTIYFVTDYESEYSYVAKFDLATKEFASVLAIEEESVESLKWDKENESLYLVTEKGVEDILYRYEPESEHLKRLSTPVDVIEKVHVAKSGNLYMLGRSSTVPLNIFQTTNGEEWKQLTNNRVLGLSTEDMVEPDVVSYKSFDGMEIESLLFKAKPENDNGYTILWPHGGPQASERKMFRSMFQAFLNRGYTIFAPNFRGSTGYGSSFVKLVEQDWGEGPRLDNVAGIQWLFDNNITNPEKLFLVGGSYGGYMALLLHGRHPEYFKAVVDIFGPSDLFTFVNSVPPHWKPIMERWVGDPERDKERFIRDSPVTYLDGMTKPMLVIQGAKDPRVVKEESDQIVAKLEEKGRDVEYLVLEDEGHGFSKRENEIKVYSLMLDFLEKHQG; translated from the coding sequence ATGATACAATTTCCAAAGCCAACCGTAGAACAATTTTTCCGCACAAATGTGATTAAAGATTTTACAGTGAGCAGTAATGAAGAGCGGCTTATTTTCAGTTCCAATATAGACGGGAAAGTGAATTTATGGGCAATGGATTTACCGGATACATTTCCATATTTGTTTGCCCATCATGATGAGTCAATTAGCTTTATCCAGGTTGATCCGAAAAATCGCTATGTGCTCGCAGGGTATGACAAAGACGGGGATGAGAACCATCAGATCTACGCTATTCCTCATGAGGGCGGACTCCCGCAGCCGCTTATTACTGGGGAACCGGAGGAAAAGTATTATTTTACCCATCTGAGTGAAGATGGAAAACGAATCTATTATATGACATCGAAAGAGAATCCATCTTTCCTGAACGCGCGCATGCGTAACTTGGAAAATAATACCGATACATTACTGAACGAGGGAGAAGTATCGCCAACGCATCTAGTAGCGGTATCTGACAATGAAGATGCATTTGTATATTTGCGCATGTTTGCAAATACATATATTACAGGCTTTGTGAAAATTGGTAATAAATCCTATGATTTAACACCTGATCCCGAAAAGGTTCACGTTGTTGGGGATGCTGTTTTTGTCGATGATAAAACGATCTATTTTGTAACAGATTACGAGAGTGAATACAGCTATGTGGCAAAATTTGATCTGGCTACAAAGGAATTTGCGTCTGTACTGGCGATCGAGGAAGAAAGTGTAGAATCTCTAAAGTGGGACAAGGAAAATGAATCACTTTATCTAGTAACTGAAAAAGGTGTGGAAGATATTTTATACCGTTACGAACCGGAATCGGAGCATCTTAAAAGGCTGTCCACACCAGTTGATGTGATTGAAAAGGTACATGTTGCCAAATCCGGGAATCTGTATATGCTGGGAAGAAGCAGCACCGTACCACTTAATATTTTCCAAACAACAAATGGGGAGGAATGGAAGCAACTGACAAACAATCGCGTACTGGGTCTTAGCACGGAGGACATGGTTGAGCCTGATGTGGTTTCCTATAAATCTTTTGACGGTATGGAAATAGAATCTCTATTATTCAAGGCAAAGCCTGAAAATGACAACGGTTATACGATTCTTTGGCCACACGGGGGGCCACAGGCATCTGAGCGAAAAATGTTCCGTTCGATGTTCCAGGCATTCCTGAATCGCGGATATACCATTTTCGCGCCAAACTTCCGTGGGAGCACAGGCTATGGCTCATCTTTTGTAAAATTAGTGGAACAAGACTGGGGAGAAGGGCCGCGCCTGGATAATGTGGCCGGCATTCAGTGGCTGTTTGATAATAATATCACAAATCCGGAAAAATTATTTCTCGTTGGTGGCAGCTATGGTGGCTACATGGCGCTTCTATTACACGGACGCCATCCGGAATATTTCAAAGCGGTAGTCGATATCTTCGGGCCGTCTGATCTATTCACATTCGTTAATTCCGTCCCGCCTCATTGGAAGCCAATTATGGAGCGCTGGGTAGGTGATCCAGAACGTGATAAAGAGCGTTTTATTAGGGATTCACCCGTAACTTACCTGGACGGTATGACAAAACCAATGCTCGTTATTCAAGGGGCAAAAGATCCACGTGTCGTCAAAGAGGAGTCCGACCAAATCGTCGCTAAACTTGAAGAAAAAGGCCGCGATGTGGAATATCTCGTGCTGGAAGACGAGGGGCATGGCTTTTCGAAAAGAGAAAATGAGATTAAGGTGTACAGTTTGATGCTGGACTTTTTGGAGAAGCATCAGGGATAG
- a CDS encoding ECF transporter S component, with protein sequence MNVRKMSLLALFISLSAVGAAIKVPAVIGSVALDVFPALLAAAFFGAGAGAMVGAFGHLLSALIGGMPLGILHLIIAIEMALLVSLFAILFQKEQKVLAGVLFLFGNALIAPLPFIFLFDIAFYIAMLPSLFIGSLLNITIAYIAIPRLFGFQRYYYKGEVRG encoded by the coding sequence ATGAATGTTAGAAAAATGAGTTTACTAGCCTTATTTATAAGTCTATCTGCAGTAGGCGCGGCTATTAAGGTACCTGCAGTGATTGGAAGTGTAGCATTGGATGTTTTCCCGGCTTTATTAGCAGCGGCTTTCTTTGGGGCGGGAGCCGGAGCTATGGTCGGGGCTTTCGGCCATTTGCTTTCAGCGCTTATTGGGGGAATGCCACTCGGAATCCTACACTTAATTATTGCGATAGAAATGGCTTTGCTTGTTTCACTGTTTGCTATACTTTTTCAAAAAGAACAAAAGGTTTTAGCTGGAGTGTTATTCTTGTTCGGTAATGCCTTGATCGCCCCATTACCATTTATATTCTTATTTGATATTGCATTTTATATTGCAATGCTACCTTCGTTATTCATAGGCTCTCTATTAAATATAACTATAGCTTATATAGCTATTCCGCGTTTGTTTGGATTTCAGAGATATTATTATAAGGGAGAAGTGAGGGGATGA
- a CDS encoding ABC transporter substrate-binding protein, with translation MKKILSFLFVLILTFGLLIGCGSESEDDSQISDDSAEQTEQTEESEGTEESEEGAFPLTITDALDNEVTIDEKPERIVSVIPSNTEIAFALGLEDEIVGVSDHDNYPEEVQEKERIGGLEMNIEVILSLDPDLVLAHGSSAESSQEGLQQIRASGINVFVVNDAQDIEGTYEAIDQIGQVTGTQEEADEIVDNMEEGFANLSETAEEIPEEERKSVFFEVSPAPDIFTAGQNTFFDSLLEVVDADNAAEELDGWVPIDPESIVGLDPDVIITTYGHYSDNPVEQVVSRDGWGSVTAVENEDVYDIHSDIVSRPGPRLVEGAEEIAEVVYPEYFEAE, from the coding sequence GTGAAAAAGATTTTATCATTTTTATTTGTATTAATACTTACATTTGGTCTTTTAATCGGCTGTGGCTCTGAATCCGAAGATGATTCGCAAATTTCAGATGACAGTGCCGAACAAACAGAACAAACGGAAGAATCAGAGGGCACAGAGGAATCAGAAGAAGGAGCATTTCCGTTAACGATCACAGATGCGCTTGATAATGAAGTGACCATAGATGAAAAACCGGAGCGTATTGTTTCGGTGATTCCAAGCAATACAGAAATCGCATTTGCGCTTGGGCTGGAGGATGAAATCGTTGGTGTCTCAGACCATGATAATTATCCGGAAGAAGTGCAGGAAAAAGAAAGAATAGGTGGTTTAGAAATGAACATCGAAGTAATCCTTAGTTTGGATCCAGACCTCGTTCTTGCTCATGGATCCAGTGCGGAATCCTCTCAGGAAGGACTGCAACAGATTCGTGCTTCCGGCATCAATGTATTTGTTGTAAATGATGCACAGGATATTGAAGGAACCTATGAAGCCATTGACCAAATCGGACAAGTTACAGGAACGCAGGAAGAAGCAGATGAAATCGTCGACAATATGGAAGAAGGATTTGCAAACTTAAGTGAAACGGCAGAGGAAATTCCTGAAGAGGAACGCAAATCGGTCTTTTTTGAAGTATCACCGGCACCGGATATTTTTACTGCAGGACAAAACACATTTTTCGATTCACTCCTAGAGGTTGTTGATGCAGATAATGCTGCTGAAGAACTGGATGGCTGGGTGCCAATCGATCCGGAGTCCATTGTAGGGCTGGATCCTGATGTTATTATAACGACATACGGGCATTATTCGGATAATCCGGTAGAACAAGTAGTAAGTCGTGACGGTTGGGGCTCCGTGACTGCTGTTGAAAATGAAGATGTTTATGACATACATTCTGACATTGTAAGTCGTCCGGGCCCACGCTTAGTTGAGGGTGCAGAGGAGATTGCTGAAGTTGTTTATCCGGAATATTTTGAAGCGGAGTAA
- a CDS encoding FecCD family ABC transporter permease: MLKLFIRNILKRSKYVVAYIMALVFLIISMLTAISVGSVSVPVSEIITILGAQIFHLPIAEQVDETYRNIVFQIRLPRVILAGLVGASLAIAGAAFQGLLRNPLADPYILGVSSGASVGAVATLFFNISIPFLGLYTLPVLSITTALLTILSVLFFARRVDRTMRVETIILTGIIFSSFLGAFISLIIAFTGDQLQQIMGWLLGSVSMRGWSYVGIIIPFFIIGALLLLINTRELNAMSFGEERAQHLGVDVQKRKLIILVAGSILTGAAVAVSGAIGFVGLVIPHLTRRLWGPDHVHLLPLSILTGAGFLMLTDLLSRTIISPTILPIGVITALIGTPVFGVILIKQRKGNRGGM, encoded by the coding sequence TTGCTGAAGTTGTTTATCCGGAATATTTTGAAGCGGAGTAAATATGTAGTTGCCTATATAATGGCACTCGTATTTTTAATCATTTCCATGCTGACCGCTATATCGGTTGGTAGTGTGTCCGTTCCTGTTTCAGAAATTATCACAATTCTCGGTGCACAGATTTTTCACTTACCGATAGCTGAACAGGTCGATGAGACATATAGAAATATTGTTTTTCAAATTCGCCTGCCCAGAGTGATTTTGGCAGGGTTAGTTGGAGCCTCTCTTGCCATTGCAGGAGCGGCCTTTCAAGGCTTACTGCGAAACCCACTGGCGGATCCATATATCTTGGGAGTTTCTTCAGGTGCTTCTGTTGGGGCAGTTGCGACATTGTTTTTTAATATTTCTATTCCATTCCTTGGACTTTATACGCTGCCGGTTTTAAGTATTACGACAGCCTTATTGACTATTTTATCTGTGTTATTTTTCGCTAGAAGAGTGGACCGGACGATGCGGGTGGAGACGATTATTTTAACGGGGATTATTTTTAGTTCTTTTTTAGGTGCATTTATCTCCCTTATCATTGCTTTTACAGGTGACCAACTGCAGCAAATCATGGGCTGGCTGCTTGGTAGTGTGTCGATGCGGGGATGGAGCTATGTTGGTATTATTATTCCATTCTTCATTATTGGAGCCCTTTTGCTGCTTATCAACACAAGAGAGTTAAATGCGATGTCATTTGGAGAAGAACGGGCACAGCATCTAGGTGTCGATGTCCAAAAACGGAAATTAATCATTTTGGTTGCCGGGTCGATACTGACTGGTGCGGCGGTGGCGGTTTCCGGGGCAATAGGTTTTGTTGGTTTGGTGATTCCGCATTTAACTAGACGCCTGTGGGGACCGGATCATGTTCACCTCTTGCCACTCTCCATTTTAACCGGTGCAGGATTTTTAATGCTGACAGATCTGTTGTCACGAACGATTATCTCGCCGACAATTTTGCCGATTGGTGTGATCACGGCATTAATTGGGACGCCAGTATTTGGAGTCATTTTGATTAAACAACGAAAAGGAAATCGAGGGGGGATGTAA
- a CDS encoding adenosylcobinamide amidohydrolase: protein MLRLDAVVGGYDGKPVIKDVSFSVSKGEFFGILGPNGSGKTTLLKMVSGLIACTDGSIQLNNTNIADFSRKELARKMAVLPQLSAHAFSYTVRETVALGRYAHTRGLFQSWTTKDEEVLQMVMEQTNITRFQHDLVEQLSGGEQQRVFLAQALAQQPEILLLDEPTNHLDLAYQKDLLDLLKKGAKQQGLTVISIFHDLNLASLYCDRLLLLHEGQTRALDAPDGVLTEELVKEVYQTEVKKHPHPEIAKPQMHLIPAGDDFLSDAKIDASMLHVKKEHITLTSKVPMRTLSSGVCGAGHGWNSYFVNRHVPRDYDCSDPESEMRNYLEAYGFDASLTVGMMTAVQMEGVAYGLWEKEDVSLFTVVTAGVGNATDSTRTEAAFGKVKPGTINIWLFVNGKLTEEAFIQAVMTATEAKTKTLMELGVKDSETNTIATGTSTDSILVAAVQQGPVLSYAGSATKLGQLIGKSVYTETKKAIQRSQGLM, encoded by the coding sequence ATGTTACGTTTGGATGCAGTTGTTGGAGGCTATGATGGGAAGCCTGTTATAAAAGATGTCAGCTTTTCTGTTTCTAAAGGAGAGTTCTTTGGTATCTTAGGCCCTAATGGCAGCGGGAAGACAACCTTGCTGAAAATGGTTAGCGGATTAATTGCCTGTACAGATGGTTCCATTCAACTAAATAACACGAACATAGCGGATTTTTCGCGAAAAGAACTGGCAAGGAAAATGGCAGTACTCCCCCAACTCTCTGCACACGCATTTTCCTATACGGTGAGGGAGACGGTGGCACTTGGAAGATACGCGCACACCCGAGGCTTGTTTCAAAGCTGGACAACGAAGGATGAAGAAGTACTGCAAATGGTCATGGAGCAAACGAACATCACCCGCTTCCAGCATGATTTGGTGGAGCAGCTCTCAGGTGGTGAGCAACAGCGGGTGTTTCTCGCACAAGCCTTAGCCCAGCAGCCGGAAATTTTATTACTCGATGAACCGACCAACCATCTGGATTTAGCCTATCAAAAAGATTTGCTTGATTTGTTGAAAAAAGGGGCAAAACAGCAAGGGCTGACGGTTATTTCTATTTTTCATGATTTAAACCTTGCCAGTTTGTATTGTGATCGATTGCTACTACTGCACGAAGGACAGACACGAGCCTTGGACGCCCCGGATGGTGTACTGACAGAGGAATTAGTTAAAGAGGTGTACCAAACCGAGGTGAAAAAGCATCCCCACCCGGAAATTGCCAAACCGCAGATGCATTTAATTCCTGCTGGTGACGATTTTTTATCTGATGCGAAGATTGATGCTTCCATGCTGCATGTGAAAAAGGAACATATTACGCTCACATCTAAAGTCCCAATGCGAACATTATCATCAGGCGTGTGTGGTGCCGGTCATGGCTGGAATAGTTATTTTGTTAATCGTCATGTTCCGAGAGACTATGACTGTTCGGATCCTGAAAGTGAGATGCGGAATTACCTAGAAGCGTATGGATTCGACGCCTCTCTTACGGTGGGAATGATGACGGCCGTTCAGATGGAAGGTGTTGCTTATGGGTTATGGGAAAAAGAAGACGTTTCCCTTTTTACTGTAGTGACAGCAGGGGTCGGGAACGCGACAGATAGCACGCGAACAGAAGCGGCTTTTGGGAAGGTAAAGCCTGGGACGATCAATATATGGTTATTTGTAAATGGGAAACTGACGGAAGAAGCCTTTATACAGGCGGTAATGACTGCAACAGAGGCGAAAACGAAAACGCTAATGGAGCTGGGGGTTAAAGATAGCGAGACTAATACTATCGCAACCGGCACCTCAACTGATAGCATTCTGGTTGCTGCCGTGCAGCAGGGGCCTGTTCTTTCCTATGCAGGTTCCGCGACGAAGCTTGGCCAATTAATTGGAAAAAGTGTCTATACAGAAACAAAAAAAGCAATCCAGCGTTCTCAAGGTTTAATGTAA
- the cbiB gene encoding adenosylcobinamide-phosphate synthase CbiB, with the protein MLSITLALVIDRLIGDPPSWPHPVRWIGSMISWLDRRLNKGDGRVTKGILMLIVIGIVTFSITVLIVYGAYQVHVFAGIVAESLIIATTIAGNDLKKAAHRVYLPLKKGDVTKGRQQVSMIVGRDTDNLNEEEITRATVETVAENISDGITAPLFWALVGGAPLAIVYRVVNTCDSMVGYKNERYGQFGWASARFDDLLNWLPSRITGFCMITSSSSPFVTKKQAAYDLKREARKHPSPNSGWGEAALAILLGVQLGGTNYYQGIKSERAVMGQAYKNLYKEHILGALSIMERSVRLFLILLWIGGGCYAAAVTWF; encoded by the coding sequence TTGCTTAGTATAACACTCGCTTTGGTCATAGACCGACTAATTGGTGATCCCCCTTCCTGGCCGCATCCGGTTCGCTGGATTGGCTCCATGATTTCATGGCTGGATCGGCGTTTGAATAAGGGAGACGGGCGCGTAACAAAAGGAATTCTCATGCTGATTGTGATTGGTATCGTGACATTTTCTATTACAGTATTAATTGTATACGGTGCATACCAAGTTCATGTTTTTGCAGGGATTGTAGCAGAATCGCTCATCATAGCAACTACCATTGCCGGGAACGATTTGAAAAAGGCTGCTCATCGTGTTTATCTGCCTTTGAAAAAAGGGGACGTTACGAAAGGCAGACAACAGGTTTCGATGATTGTTGGAAGAGACACAGACAACTTGAATGAAGAAGAAATAACAAGGGCGACAGTCGAGACAGTTGCAGAAAATATTAGTGATGGTATTACGGCACCGTTATTCTGGGCGCTGGTTGGCGGTGCACCGCTGGCGATAGTGTACCGCGTGGTTAATACTTGTGATTCGATGGTTGGGTATAAAAATGAAAGGTATGGTCAATTTGGCTGGGCGTCCGCTCGGTTTGATGATTTGCTTAATTGGCTGCCAAGCCGCATTACTGGTTTTTGCATGATTACGTCGAGCTCATCTCCTTTCGTAACGAAAAAACAGGCAGCCTATGACTTGAAGCGGGAGGCTAGGAAGCATCCAAGTCCTAATAGCGGCTGGGGCGAAGCGGCTCTTGCTATTCTACTGGGTGTGCAGCTGGGAGGAACGAACTATTATCAGGGTATTAAGTCAGAGCGCGCTGTAATGGGGCAAGCTTATAAAAACTTGTATAAGGAACACATTTTGGGCGCTCTCTCCATCATGGAACGTTCGGTTAGGCTCTTTTTAATACTTTTATGGATAGGGGGAGGATGTTATGCAGCTGCCGTCACATGGTTCTAA
- the cobD gene encoding threonine-phosphate decarboxylase CobD yields the protein MQLPSHGSNPHHLYNALGINPPEKIVDFSVNINPLGAPEAIKHNWGNWLADIYDYPDPTFAELKQTIAAKEGIEESCLLPGNGASELITLIARYLQGKKVLIIHPAFSEYEAACRSENCIIFYHILYPSEWGMDMESLQQKLKTADAVFFCHPNNPTGMQYDRTTIDWLIGTCEQSETLLILDEAFYDFADNPVTFIDEASQSPFLLVLRSLTKMYSIAGLRLGYLAGHSEVLTEIGKRQAHWSINAIALKAGKICLDDQQHVSQTRDYIKKERDRLFSFFRETGFQHSPSAINFYLIRDPSMDDQQELFTFLLRKGIVLRHTYNFPGIEGEWLRVAIKKEAENSLLMEALSEWKRVN from the coding sequence ATGCAGCTGCCGTCACATGGTTCTAATCCGCATCATTTATACAATGCGCTTGGGATAAATCCGCCAGAGAAAATTGTGGATTTCAGTGTGAATATTAATCCGTTAGGCGCACCTGAGGCGATCAAACACAACTGGGGAAATTGGCTTGCGGATATTTATGATTACCCAGATCCTACTTTTGCCGAATTGAAACAAACAATTGCTGCAAAGGAAGGTATCGAGGAATCCTGTCTGCTACCTGGAAACGGCGCGTCCGAACTCATTACGTTAATTGCCCGCTATCTCCAAGGAAAAAAGGTGCTGATCATCCACCCGGCTTTTTCCGAATATGAGGCTGCATGTCGGAGTGAAAACTGCATCATTTTTTACCATATTCTTTATCCATCCGAATGGGGGATGGATATGGAATCATTGCAGCAGAAATTGAAAACGGCTGACGCTGTGTTTTTTTGCCATCCGAATAATCCAACAGGTATGCAATATGATCGTACAACCATTGATTGGCTTATTGGTACATGTGAACAGTCCGAAACCCTGTTAATCTTGGATGAAGCATTTTATGACTTCGCAGACAATCCTGTAACCTTTATTGATGAAGCCAGCCAATCGCCATTCCTATTGGTGCTGCGCTCATTGACAAAGATGTACAGTATTGCTGGCTTGCGTCTGGGATATCTCGCAGGGCATTCGGAAGTGCTGACGGAAATTGGCAAAAGGCAGGCCCATTGGAGTATAAATGCAATTGCTTTAAAGGCTGGAAAAATATGCTTGGATGATCAGCAGCACGTCTCACAAACCCGTGACTATATCAAGAAAGAAAGGGATCGGTTATTTTCTTTTTTCAGGGAAACAGGTTTTCAGCATAGTCCATCAGCCATCAATTTTTATCTAATTAGAGATCCATCCATGGACGACCAGCAGGAACTTTTTACATTTTTACTCAGGAAGGGAATTGTATTACGTCACACGTATAATTTCCCTGGGATCGAGGGGGAGTGGCTTCGCGTGGCTATTAAAAAGGAAGCGGAAAATAGTTTGTTGATGGAGGCGTTATCCGAATGGAAAAGGGTAAACTGA
- a CDS encoding bifunctional adenosylcobinamide kinase/adenosylcobinamide-phosphate guanylyltransferase gives MEKGKLIFVTGGVRSGKSSFAEELATDWSRELDANLHYIACGVPSDKEMRQRITRHQENRSIASINWKTWECPTNLQRISSNFSKQDILVLDCATTLLNNYLFDQNINDSSVVMNYMLTDIFSLQEASSGVIVVSNEVMQDVPHQASVTRKYQYILGNVHQNIVEWADAAYLVESGIPVCKKGGAENERDNDPGNCF, from the coding sequence ATGGAAAAGGGTAAACTGATTTTTGTTACTGGCGGTGTTCGCAGTGGGAAGAGCTCTTTTGCTGAGGAATTGGCAACAGATTGGAGCAGGGAGCTAGACGCGAATTTACATTATATTGCATGTGGTGTTCCCTCCGATAAGGAAATGCGTCAACGAATAACGCGTCATCAGGAAAATCGCTCGATCGCATCTATTAATTGGAAAACATGGGAATGTCCGACTAACCTGCAACGTATTTCAAGTAATTTTTCAAAACAGGATATTCTCGTACTCGATTGTGCGACAACATTATTAAACAATTATTTATTTGATCAAAACATCAATGACTCCAGTGTGGTGATGAACTATATGTTAACAGATATATTCAGTTTACAGGAGGCTTCTAGTGGGGTGATTGTTGTTTCTAATGAAGTAATGCAAGATGTCCCGCATCAAGCATCGGTAACAAGAAAATACCAATACATACTCGGAAACGTTCATCAAAACATCGTGGAGTGGGCGGATGCTGCCTATTTGGTGGAGAGCGGTATACCGGTTTGCAAGAAGGGAGGGGCTGAAAATGAAAGGGATAATGATCCAGGGAACTGCTTCTAA
- a CDS encoding cobyric acid synthase: protein MKGIMIQGTASNVGKSILTTGLCRLFANKGYDVAPFKAQNMSDRSVVTSDGKEISIAQAQQAEAASLAPSVLMNPVLLKPRENQQTEVILFGEKRSIVSGQDYKKSYYDLAREAIQDALNQLEQDYDLVLIEGAGSPVEMNLKESDLANMAVAEMAEVPVILVADIDRGGAFASIVGTLELLTSDERKQVKGIIINKFHGDVSSFATGREWLESYSGVPVLGVVPHIEHNLAEEDSVKGWCPQNETHPRPTDKQSNYDNLAEHLGAYIDWEKLLNIITGENDAR from the coding sequence ATGAAAGGGATAATGATCCAGGGAACTGCTTCTAATGTCGGGAAAAGCATACTCACAACTGGTCTATGCCGCCTTTTTGCAAATAAAGGATATGATGTTGCACCGTTTAAGGCACAGAATATGTCCGATCGCTCGGTTGTAACAAGTGACGGAAAAGAAATAAGTATTGCGCAGGCCCAGCAAGCGGAAGCGGCCAGTCTCGCCCCTTCTGTTCTCATGAATCCTGTTCTATTAAAGCCTCGCGAAAATCAGCAGACAGAGGTGATCCTTTTCGGGGAAAAAAGAAGCATCGTTTCTGGACAGGATTATAAGAAATCCTATTATGATCTAGCGAGAGAAGCCATTCAGGACGCATTGAATCAACTGGAACAAGACTATGACTTAGTTTTGATAGAGGGTGCTGGCAGCCCGGTGGAGATGAATTTAAAAGAAAGCGATCTTGCTAATATGGCTGTAGCGGAAATGGCGGAAGTTCCTGTTATCCTAGTGGCTGATATTGACAGGGGAGGTGCATTTGCCAGTATTGTCGGGACACTGGAATTACTGACATCGGATGAAAGGAAGCAGGTAAAAGGGATTATTATAAATAAATTTCATGGGGATGTTTCTTCTTTTGCTACCGGCAGAGAATGGCTGGAGTCGTATAGCGGGGTTCCTGTTCTAGGAGTTGTGCCGCATATTGAACATAATCTTGCTGAAGAGGATAGTGTTAAGGGATGGTGCCCCCAAAACGAAACCCATCCCCGTCCAACGGATAAGCAGTCCAATTACGACAATCTGGCAGAGCACTTGGGAGCCTATATCGATTGGGAAAAACTATTAAACATCATTACGGGTGAAAACGATGCTCGCTAA
- the cobS gene encoding adenosylcobinamide-GDP ribazoletransferase: MLANLRGFFIGICINLQFFTSIPIKRELPMSRFYISRALKTFPLLGLLQGAFYAAVLLILQSFTPFSDVVIALCLWLVLIFLSGGIHLDGLIDTGDAYFSYRDKQKRLEIMQDPRVGAFGALTIIVFLGVRFVVLYELLTIAIPWTYLMVMLIPFLGKMLLGAYLQLMPAARNSGMAVFFQQGRSNAFWVTYGIYLIIIGIMLALLNTELLVFYFILISSMIVIGFIVAGKIKKNFGGITGDTLGASSEGMELLLWIAVWLLHSFAMV; the protein is encoded by the coding sequence ATGCTCGCTAATTTACGAGGATTTTTCATAGGAATCTGCATAAACCTGCAATTTTTCACAAGTATTCCAATAAAAAGGGAGCTCCCGATGAGTCGCTTCTATATTTCACGTGCGCTAAAGACATTCCCGCTGCTTGGGTTATTGCAAGGGGCATTCTATGCAGCTGTCTTATTGATACTTCAGTCTTTTACGCCTTTTTCAGATGTCGTGATTGCCCTTTGTTTGTGGCTTGTACTGATATTTTTATCTGGCGGAATTCACTTGGATGGTCTAATTGATACAGGCGATGCTTATTTTTCGTATAGGGATAAGCAGAAGCGGCTGGAAATTATGCAGGATCCTCGTGTTGGTGCATTTGGCGCACTAACGATCATCGTTTTTCTTGGCGTTCGCTTTGTTGTTTTATATGAATTGCTGACAATAGCTATACCTTGGACATATTTAATGGTGATGTTGATACCCTTTCTTGGTAAAATGCTGTTGGGTGCCTATTTGCAACTAATGCCGGCAGCAAGAAATAGCGGAATGGCTGTCTTTTTTCAACAGGGGAGAAGCAACGCATTCTGGGTTACTTATGGTATCTATTTAATTATCATTGGTATAATGCTAGCGCTACTAAATACGGAATTGCTTGTATTCTATTTTATTCTGATAAGTAGTATGATTGTTATAGGATTTATTGTTGCTGGGAAAATAAAGAAAAACTTCGGCGGCATTACAGGAGACACGTTAGGTGCGAGTTCAGAAGGGATGGAACTTTTGTTATGGATAGCGGTGTGGCTGTTACACTCTTTCGCCATGGTGTAA